One genomic region from Diachasmimorpha longicaudata isolate KC_UGA_2023 chromosome 18, iyDiaLong2, whole genome shotgun sequence encodes:
- the LOC135171015 gene encoding uncharacterized protein LOC135171015 — MKTTIVLFILSLGLVNTQGDGSDEAEVVDAFPEDSDETSEEGSNIICGPNERYSQCNANPLCQRTCERLGDDAIPCPREGSQKSCIEGCVCVEDYVRTQFYGPCVHNNRCPRVRH, encoded by the exons ATGAAGACCACAATTGTCTTGTTCATCCTGAGTCTGGGTCTGGTAAATACCCAGGGCGATGGCAGCGATGAAGCTGAGGTAGTGGATGCCTTCCCTGAGG ACAGTGACGAAACCTCTGAAGAGGGAAGTAATATAATATGTGGTCCAAACGAGAGATACAGCCAGTGCAACGCAAATCCCCTGTGTCAGAGGACTTGTGAGAGGCTCGGAGATGATGCCATCCCTTGTCCTAGAGAAGGATCACAGAAATCATGCATCGAGGGTTGTGTCTGTGTAGAAGACTACGTCAGAACCCAATTCTACGGTCCATGTGTACATAATAACAGATGTCCACGGGTGAGACACTGA